The sequence GAGGGTCTCGAGAACTTCGCCGGTTGCGCCGTGATCATCAGCCACGACCGGTGGTTCCTCGACCGGGTAGCGACGCATATTCTGGCCTTCGAGGGCGACAGTCAGGTCTACTGGTTTGAGGGCAACTTCTCCGACTACGAAGAAAACCGCCGCAAACGCCTCGGCACCGATGCCACGCCGAAACGCATTAAGTATAAGAAACTAGCCTAATAACGAAGGTCACTGACCTATATCGGTTGTGAACAAACTGGCAACGTACCTACGCACGCATCGCTGGCCGACGATCGTGCTGGGTACGTTGCTTTGTTTGTGGGGGCTGGATCGGCTTTTTCCGCCACCCATTCAGGTGCCTTACTCGACCATCGTAACGGCGGCCGACGGGACGACGCTGCACGCCTTTCTGAGCCGCGACGATAAATGGCGGCTCTATGCCACGCTTGACGAGATTACGCCCCGAATGCAACAGACGATTCTGCAAAAAGAAGATCGCTGGTTCCGGTGGCATTGGGGCGTGAATCCGGTGTCGATGGTGCGGGCGGCGGGGCGCAACCTGCTGTCGGGCAAACGCACGTCGGGCGCGTCGACGATCACCATGCAGGTGGTGCGCCTGCTGGAACCCCGCCCCCGAACGTATGGGAGCAAGTTGATTGAAATCGCCCGGGCGATGCAGTTGGAAGCCCATTTGTCGAAAGACGAAATCCTGCAACTGTACTTGAATCTCGTGCCCTATGGCGGCAATGTGGAGGGCATCAAATCGGCGTCATTGCTGTATTTCGGGAAACCGCCGCAGCTGCTGAGTCTGGCCGAGATTACGGCGCTGGCGATCATTCCCAACCGGCCGTCGAGTCTGCGGCTGGGCGAGCAAAATGCGGCCATCGTGCAGGCGCGGAATGCCTGGTTGCGCCGGTTTGCGGAGGCGGGTACGTTCGATTCAACTGCGATCAACGACGCGCTGGCCGAACCACTGACGGCCCACCGCCAACCTGCTCCCAATCTGGCGCCGCATCTAAGCCTGCGCCTACGCGCCGAACAGCCCCACGTACCCATCATCCGGTCGACGCTGAAACCAGCCGTCCAAACGGCGGCGGAACGGTTAGTTCGTCAGTACGTCGACCGTGTCAAAGGGCAGAATATTCACAACGCGGCGGTGCTGGTGATCAACAACCAGACGGGTGCGGTGGAAGCCTACGTGGGGTCGGCCGATTTTGGAAATACGTTTGATGGCGGACAGGTCGACGGGGTGCGGGCGATACGGTCGCCGGGGAGTACGCTGAAACCGCTGCTCTACGCGCTGGCCTTCGATAAGGGGCTAATTACGCCCAAAGCTAAACTTAACGACGTACCCACCAACTTCGCAGGGTACGAGCCCGACAACTACGACCGACATTTCAACGGCCCCGTTACGGCTGAATTTGCACTGGCCAACTCGCTCAATATTCCCGCCGTGAAATTGCTCCGCGACGTGTCGACGCCGGTGTTCGTGGCCAAACTGCGCGAAGCGGGCTTTCGAACGGTGCAAAAACAGGCCGACGATATGGGCCTATCGATGATTCTGGGGGGCTGTGGGGTGACGCTCGAAGAACTGACCCAAGCCTACACGGCCTTTGCCGCACCCCAAACGACCAACGGCTCGTTGCGCCGGCTGCGGTACACCGTCAATAGTCGATCGACGCGGGACAAGGCCGAAGGCGATGACACCTCACCAACGGAACGGCTTTTCTCGCCCGAAGCGGCTTTTCTGGTCACCAACACCCTCACGCAACTCACCCGCCCCGACCTGCCCAATAATTTCGACAATAGCTACCGCCTGCCGCGCATCGCCTGGAAAACGGGTACGTCGTACGGGCGGCGCGATGCCTGGAGTATCGGCTACAACCGGCGCTATACCGTTGGGGTCTGGGTCGGCAACTTCTCAGGCGTGGGCGTTCCCGAACTGAGCGGGGCCAATACCGCCACACCACTCCTGTTCCAGGTGTTCAATGCCATCGATTACAACGCCCCGGCTGGTTGGTTTCGCCCCCCCGTTGGCGGCAAGCTGGCCCTTCGGCAAGTATGCCCCGAAAGCGGCGACGTACCCCGTGTGGATGCGCCCGAACGTACCTGCGTGGGGCGGGCCGTCGATTACTACATCATGGGTGTGTCGCGGTCGAGCCCGTGTCAGCATCAGGCGGTGGTCTGGACTAACGCCGTCGGCACCATGTCGTATTGTACTTATTGCCGACCAACGAGTGGCGATTCACTAACGCGGGCCGTGGCGCGGCTGTACCCCAATCTGGCTCCGGAAGTGGTGGCATGGTACGCGGCGAGCCATCGGCCCTACGCCGCCATTCCGCCGCATAATCCGGCCTGCACGCGGGTGTTCGGGCAAGGAGCGCCGCCCACCATTACCAGCCTGAACGCGGGGAGTGAGTACTTTATCGACCCAAAAAGCCCCGCCGACCTGGCGCTGACCTGCCAGACGGCCAACGACGTGCAGCAGGTGTATTGGTACTTGAACGACCGGCTGTTGCGTGGCGCCAAACCCACCGAGACGCTCTTCTTCCGCCCAACACCCGGTACGCTGACCGTATCGTGCGCCGATGACAAGGGCCGGGTCAGCAAGGTGCGGGTGCTGATCAAGCGAGGGTAAGGGCTAGCGCGAGCCGCTATCGGTCAGGGGGCTTCCTTTTTCCGTTATTTCTTTACGTCCTTTGCGATAAACTTAGCGCCTTTGCGGTTTCTAAAGCACATGGCTTACTTCGAGGACATACGCGACGGGATCAAAACGACCTGGAAAGGCCTGAGCCTGACGATGCGTCACCTGCGCGAGGCTACCCGCCGTCGGCAACCCCTGGGCGTTGAGGGGAACAACTATTTTGAGCAGGCAACCGGCCTCGTGACGGTACAGTACCCCCACGAAAAAATGCCCATTCCCGACAATGGGCGCTACCGGCTGCACAACGAGATGGACGATTGCATTGTCTGTGACAAATGCGCCAAAATCTGCCCCGTCGACTGCATCACCATCGATCCCATCAAAGCAACCGGGGAAGTTGGGCGGGCTTCCGATGGGTCGCCCATCCGGCTCTATGCGGCTAAATTCGACATCGACATGGCCAAGTGCTGCTACTGTGGCCTGTGCACGGTGGTCTGCCCGACGGAATGCCTGACGATGGAGAAAACCTTCGATTACAGCACCTACGAACTCTCGCAGCTCAACTACGCCTTCGCCAACCTGACGCCTGAGCAGGCCGACGAAAAACGGGCTTTGTATGAACAATACGTACAGGAGAAAGAAGCAGCCAAAGCGGTAAAACCCGTGGCACCTGTTGCCGAGCCAGCTGCTGAAGCCAAACCTGCCTTCCGGCCCGGTATGAAACCGGCTTCCAAACCGGCTGCTGAGACGGCCACGCCAGCCCCCACGGCTGACGTACCCAACGTACCTGAAGCAACCGAACCAGCCGTAGCACCAACGGCTGATGTGCCAGCCAAACCGCGTCCGGCGTTCCGGCCCGGCATGAAACCAAAGCCCGCCACTGAGGCGGTTGCACCCGCCGAAACCCCCGTAGTGCCGCCAACGGAACCGGCTGCCGAAACGCCTGCCGCTCCGACCTCTGCCGATGTGGCGCCCAAACCAAAGCCCGCCTTCCGGCCAACGATGAAGCCGCCGGTAGCCAAACCGGAGCCAATCGAGGAGACGCCCACGGCCGATGCCACGCCCGCCGAAGCCGAAGCCATCGCCATGCAGGATGTAGCCGAGCAGCCGGGCGTAACGGAGCCCATCGCCGAGGCTCTGCCCGAGCCAACTCCCGCGCCCAAACCGCGCCCGGCGTTCAAGCCCACGATGAAGCCCGCCGCCAAACCTATTGCGGACGCGCCCGCTACGCCGGAGCCGGTAGCCGAAACACCATCGAATGCGGCCACGCCCGACGTACCGGCAAAGCCGAAACCCGCGTTCCGCCCGACGATGAAGCCCGCAAAACCCGCCGCGCCGCCCACGGCCGACGTGCCGCCTGCTGCCGAACCCGCGTCATCGGATACGCCTGCGCCATCCGCTGCCGACGACGCCTCATCAACCGACTCACCGACGCCAAAACCCAAACCTGCGTTCCGGCCCACCATGAAGCCAAAGCAGTAATACCCACATGGACCTAACGGCTCTTGTTTTCTTTCTCTTTATCGTCCTCACGCTCGGGGGCGCGGCCACGGTGTTGCTGACGCGCAACGTCTTGTATGCAGCCTATTCGCTGTTGTTGGCCCTGATTGGCGTGGCCGGTCTATTTGTGTTTGCGAGCGCCGATTTTCTGGCCGTGTCGCAATTGGTGATTTACGTGGGGGGCGTGCTGGTGCTGGTATTGTTCGGCGTCATGCTGACCAACAAGCCCGTGCGGTCCTCATCGCCTGCGTCCGACGTACCCAGCGAGCGCTCCAATGCCATTTTGACCGAGATTCGGCAACCCTGGCTGGCGCTGGCGCTGGCGGGCGGCCTGTTCTGGGGCCTTTTTCGTCTGCTGGCCAATGCCCATTTTGTGATGTTTGACCGGCCGCTGCCAACTCCCGCCACCAGTATCGACACCATCGGGCGGCAACTCATGACCGAATACTTGTTGCCCTTCGAAATTATCAGTATCCTGCTGCTGGTCGCGCTGGTGGGGGCAGGCTTTTTGGCGAAAAAACGGTAAACGATGCAACCTCACTACGCTGGTTATCTGATTCTTACGGCGGCGGCGCTGTTCAGCATAGGGCTGGCCGTTGTGCTCACCAAACGGCATGCGGTGGTCGTGCTGATGGGTATTGAACTGATGCTCAACGCCGTCAACCTGAACCTCGTCGCGTTCAGCCAATATGACCCCGACCGGCTCCAGGGGCAGGTCTTTTCGCTCTTCGTGATGGTCGTTGCGGCGGCTGAAGCGGCGGTAGCGCTGGCGCTCATCATTCAGGTATACCGCCACGCCCGCACGGTCCAACTCGACGAACTGGATGAATTGAAGAACTAGTCAGTTGCCTTCGGCGTCATATGCTGAGCGTCATTAATAGTCATTGATTGTTTTTTACAACGGATGACCCGCAGCGGCGGACCGCACCAATGACGCCGAAGGCAAATGACAATGAATAACGCGCAGCTAACCCATGACCCATCTATTTGAACCGCTGATTGACGGTATTCTGGAAAAAGGATACGGGGTCGTCGATGAGTTTTTGACGCCCGACGAAGTAACGTACCTGCGCCAACGACTGCACGAGCGGCACCGGGCGGGCGAATTTCGCGAAGCCGGTATTGGCCGGGCGGCCGAACCGAACGGACAGGCTACCGTTGAGAAGCAGATTCGGGGCGATGAGATCGTCTGGCTGGATCTGGCCACGGCCACGCCGGAAGAAACGGCCTTCCTGAATCGCATTCAGCAGTTTATCGACTACCTGAATCAGACTTGCTACCTCGGCCTCCGCGATTACGAACTCCACTACGCCCGCTACCCGGTGGGTACGTTCTACCGCCGCCACCTCGATCGGTTCCGTACCGACTCGAAACGTCGGCTGTCGGTGATCACGTACCTGAACGACAACTGGCAACCCACCGACGGTGGACAGCTAGCCGTGTACGTACCGCAGCCCGGACGCGGGACCGCGGACGGCACCGAGCAAACCGTACCGATCGACCCCATCGGTGGTCGCCTCGTCTGCTTCGATAGCGGCCTGCTCGAACACGAAGTACTGCCCGCCACCCGCGACCGCCTCAGCATCACCGGCTGGCTACGCACCGCCTGATATATCCTGAATAGCTAAGCCAATCTGGAGGCTATGGTGGGTGCCTTGGCTAGGCGAAACCCTCGTTTATCGGCTACACCAACAGGAAATCCCGGTTTGTTTTACGCCCGGCTTAACCGGATATTTGCGGCCAACTTGATGTACCGCCTGCTGTGCCCGATCGTTTACCCACTGCGTTATTGATTAGCCTGTTGAGCTTACCCCTGCTGGGCTTCGTAGCCCTGTTTCGGGTGGGTGCGGCGCGTTGGGCGGGTTGGCTGGGTGCTGGCCTTACGGGGCTCGGCCTGGCGATGGCAACGTACCTGGCCCTCACGGTCCCGCAGCCGATGGTCTGGCAAACGGATTGGGTACAACTAGCTGGTAAAGCCATTTCGCTCCAATTTCAACTCGACGGATTGGGGCGATTGATGCTCGTACTCGTGCATCTGGTGGCCTTGTTGGTACAGCTCTATTCGCTCGAATACCTGCACGACGAACCCCGGCTAGGCCGTTATTTCGCCTATCTTCAGCTCTTCGTGGGGGCCATGCTGGGGATTATTCTGGCTGGTAACCTGCTGATTCTGTACGGTTTTTGGGAACTCGTAGGCTTGGCCTCGTTCCTGCTAATTGGCTTCTGGTACGACCGGCCCGCGGCGGCGTCGGCAGCCAAAAAAGCCTTCCTGATGAACCGGGTGGGCGACGCCGCCTTTCTGCTCGGTATCCTGATGACATACTGGCAAACCGGTTCGTTTGCCTTTGCCGATGCGCCGCTGACTACCGGCGCGGGTATCTGCCTGTTTATGGGGTGCGTAGCCAAATCGGCGCAGTTTCCGCTGCTAACCTGGCTGCCTGACGCTATGGAGGGTCCTACGCCCGTGTCGGCCCTGCTGCACGCGGCCACGATGGTAGCCGCCGGTATTTTTCTGTTGGCCCGCATTCATCCGATGCTCTCACCCGATGCTCTGCTGCTGGTAACCATCGTGGGTACGTTGACGACGCTGTGGGCGGGTTTTTCGGCCCTTTACCAGACCGACATCAAACGCGTACTGGCCTTTTCGACGGTGTCCCAACTGGGTTTGATGGTGGCGGCGATGGGAACGGGCAACGTGGGCGGGGCGCTGTTTCACCTGATGACCCACGCCTTCTTTAAAGCCGCTCTGTTTCTGGCGGCGGGCAACGTGATTCATGCCGTGCACACGCAGGATATGCGCCTGATGGGCGGCCTGCGGCGCGCCCTGCCGGTTACGTTCGTCACGTACCTGCTGGCGGCGGCGGCGTTGGCCGGTGTACCGCTGCTGTCGGGTTTTCTGTCCAAAGAGGTTATTCTGGGCGGGGCGGTTGGCTGGGCTGCCGAGCGCGGTGGCGCGGCCACGCTTATTCCGGTGGCATTGCTGGCTTCATCGGCGCTGACGGCCCTGTACATGGCCCGTCAGGTGCGGCTCATTTTCTTCGGCGAAACGTCGGTCGATCCGCACCAAACTCCGCACGAACCGGGTTGGCTCATGCGCGGGCCGGTCGTGCTGCTGGTTGGGTTGTCGGTGGGGTTCTGGTTTTCGCTTAACCCGCTCTCGGCTCACCACAGCTGGTTACTCGTCAGCCTGAATGCCCCTACGCTGCCCGAAGGCTCCGCCTGGCTGGGCTGGCTATCGGTTGGGCTGGTTGGGCTGGGGGGCTGGCTTGGGTTCCGGCTGCGCGACCCGGCGCCAACGAGTGCACTGGTGCAGGCGTCGATACACTATGGCTACCTCGACCAACTCTACGATCGATGGGTGGTTGTGCCGGTGTTGTGGGTTGCTTCGCTGCTATACCGGACTGATCAGCGCGTGGTCGACGGCGCCGTCAACGGCGTGGGCATCGGTACCGTGCTGCTGGCACACTTGGCGCGTTTTCTCGACCGGTTCGGTGTCGATGGGCTGGTGAATGGGGCGGGGCGGCTGGCGCAAACCCTGGGCGGCCTGGCCCGATCCGTGCAGAGCGGGCGCGTGCAAACCTACATCGCGACGGCCGTTGCCGTGGTGGTACTGCTACTTTTGTGGATGATATGAAACGAGTGAACAAGCGAAAAGGATAGCTACAACAGACAATTCGGCAACGATCGTTTGACCAACGCCTTTTGGCTTCACACTCACCCGGTTATGTTACTTTCTCTACTGATTTTTTTGCCGATTGCGGCGTCGCTTGTAGCCGCGCTGGTTCCCGAACGCCTCTCGCTCCTGCGCTGGCTGACGGTGGCCGTGCTGGCGACAGAAGTGCTGCTGGCCGCTTTGGTCTATGGTCAGTTCGACGCTACCAATCCGGCTCATCAGCAACTGGAACAAGCCGACTGGATCACCCTGCCGCTGGGTAATCTGGGCCGTATTTCCATCGATTACCTGATCGGCATCGACGGGATAAGCCTGCCCCTTGTGCTGCTGACGGCCATCATCATGCTGGTGGGAGCCATTTCCTCGTGGCAGATTACGAAGCGCCCCAACGCCTATTTTTCGCTCTACCTGCTGCTGACGGGCACCATCATGGGCTGTTTCGTGGCGCTCGACTTCTTCCTGTTCTTTCTCTTTTTCGAGTTCATGCTGCTGCCGATGTACTTCCTCATCGGCCTGTGGGGCGGCCCCCGGCGCGAATACGCTTCCATTAAGTTTTTCCTTTACACGCTGGCCGGGTCCGTACTGATTCTGCTGGTGATGATTGGGCTGTCGCTGTCGGTGATCGACCCTGTCTCGACGGCGCTAGCGGCTGGCCTCATTAACAACCCGGCTGATATGACTGCCGAGGTGCTTGCCCTGATTCAGCAGCAACTGGCGACGGGGCAACTCGACCCCGCTCAACTCGTGCACACGTTCGACTGGCGGTACATGGCCGATGGCCGTAATTACCTGCCCAACGCCCTGCTCAGCGGACTGAACGACGTGCTCGTCGGCAACGTACCCGTACGTACCTGGGCGTTCTGGGCTGTTTTTGTGGGTTTCGCCATCAAGCTGCCCATCGTGCCCGTGCACACCTGGCTGCCCGATGCGCACGTTGAAGCGCCCACGCCGGTATCGGTGGTGCTGGCCGGGGTGCTGCTCAAAATCGGCGGCTACGGCCTGATTCGCGTAGTGTGGGGCTTCTTCCCGGATGCCGCGTCGGAGTACACGGTCGTGCTGGCAGGGCTCGGCGCGCTCAGCATCGTATATGGTGGCCTCAACGCACTGGCGCAGTATGATCTGAAGAAGATGATCGCCTATTCATCGGTGTCGCACATGGGCTTTGTGCTGCTGGGTGTCGCCTCGACCACCGGCGAGGGCGTCAACGGGGCCGTTTACCAGATGGTCAGCCACGGCGTGCTGTCGGCTATGCTCTTTCTGCTGACGGGTGTATTGTACGACCGGACGCACGACCGGCGCATCGACTCGTATCGCGGGCTGATGACGCCCATGCCGCAGTATGCCACGCTCACCGCCGTTGCGTTCTTTGCGTCGCTGGGGCTACCGGGGTTCTCGGGGTTTGTGGGCGAACTGTTTACGCTCATGGGCAGCTACCAGTCGGCCTACGTACCCGGCTGGATCACGGCTATTTCTACGCTTGGTATCGTGCTGGCGGCGGCTTATTTCCTCTGGACGCTGCAACGCATGTTTTTCGGCCCGGTCTGGGTACGTGCCCACAGCACCGAAGCCCCCGCAAACAGCCCCCACGTGCTGGCTGATTTAGACCCGCGCGAACGGCTGATGCTCGTGCCGCTGGGTGTGCTGGCGCTGCTGTTGGGGCTATTTCCGAATTGGGTGTTCTCGTTGAGCCACGCCGCGGTGGCCCAGTGGCTACTTAAATTTACGGTTGACTGACCAGCGCCGGTTGGTCGAGTAAGGCATCCAGCGTCCTGAGTCGGTGAGGCGGAGTTCCATCCGCACGTTGGCGCGCGAATAGGGGCTGGGTGCGAGCGGGATATACACGAATCCCAGACTTTCGTAGATGTGAATGGCCGATTTGAGGGCCGTGTTCGCTTCGAGCCAGATCCGCCGCGCTCCCTGCCGACGGGCGTGCTCGATAGCCGCCTCGCACAAACGGCGTCCCGTGCCGATCTCCCGCCACGATTGAGAAACCGCCAGTTTAACCAGTTCATACTCGCCCGGTCCTGAATAAACGAGGCCTACCGTGCCCACAATCAAGCCTTCGTATTCGGCCAACAGGATGGTGCCGCCGTTGGCGAGGATATAGGTCTCGGGTTGATCCAATTGTTCCAGGTCGTGCGTTTCCAGCGGAAACGTTTCCGAGATGGCTTCAGCGTTGATGCGCTTAAAATCAGCTTTGTAAAGAGGCTGGTAGCTGATAATGCGGTTCATGGTGATACGTGTTTCAGAATTAGCGCACAATAGCGAGCTAGTGAGGCTTTTTTGGGTACTATTCTGGATAGACCCACGTAGTGTAACATGGTCACCGTTAAATACAAGTGTATATATTATGTCACCCGTAATAACTTATTTGAGCCCCTTTTTGGGTAAATAAAAGACTGATTATGAATGACTTTTGCTGATTTAGTAATTTGAAGTTTTCGGAAAAATACTTAGTTGAACAAATGGTCATAACGGATAGTAAATAGCCCCTTTTTCCTGGTTTCGGCGTGTCAGCGAGTTGCGTTGGGAGGCCATTGTTCGCTATACCAAAACCGCGTCGGGGGGACACCGCCATTTGTCTTTACCTTTGTTTGATGCCACCGACCCTGCTGCTTATCGACGACGAACCCCGCCTGCGCCAGTTGCTGGCCCGAATGCTGCAACTGGAAGGCTATACGGTGCTGGAAGCCGAAACGGGCCGCGCGGGGCTGCACGTTCTTGAACGGGAGCCCGTACACGCCGTGCTCTGCGACGTGAAACTGCCCGATGGTAGCGGTATTGCCTTCACCGAGCAGATCAAACAAACGTACCCAGCCACAGAAGTGATCGTGCTGACGGCCTACGGCACCATTGCCGACGGCGTGACAGCCATCAAAAACGGTGCGTTCGATTACATTACGAAAGGCGACGACAACGACCGGATTCTGCCATTGGTGAGCCGGGCGATCGAAAAGGCGCAGTTGCAGTTCCGGATTCGGGAGCTGGAAGACAAGGTGGCGCAGCGGTACGGTTTCGAGCGCATCCTGGGTACGTCGAAAGCCATCCGGCAGGCGATCGACCTGGCGCGCAAGGTGGCGGTAACCGACACGACGGTGCTGCTGATGGGCGAGACCGGTACGGGCAAAGAAGTCTTCGCGCAGGCCATTCATCAGGCTAGTCGGCGTGCGTCCGGTACGTTCGTGGCGATCAACTGCGGTGCGTTGAGCAAAGACATTCTCGAAAGCGAGCTTTTCGGCCACCGGGCCGGGGCGTTTACGGGCGCGAGTCGGGATCAGAAAGGCCTGTTTGCGGAAGCCCACAAAGGCACGCTCTTCCTCGACGAAATTGGCGAAATGCCCCTCGACCTACAGGCCAAGTTGCTCCGCGTGCTCGAAACGCACGAGTTTCTGCGGGTGGGCGACACCAAACCCACCAAAGTCGACGTGCGCGTGATTGCGGCCACCAACCGGGGGCTGGAACAGGAAGCCAACGCGGGCCATTTCCGGCTCGATCTGTACTACCGGCTGTCGGTGTTCAGCATCGACCTACCGCCCCTCCGCGATCGCCCCGCCGACGTACCTGAGCTGGCGCTGCGGTTTGCGCAGGAGTCGGCCGCCAAGCTGGGCAAACGCGACCTTCGGCTGAGCGAGGCGTTCGTGCAGAAATTGCAACAGCATAGCTGGAAAGGCAACATCCGCGAACTGAAAAACGTGATCGAGCGCGCGGTGATCCTGTCAGATACCAACGTGCTGGATGCCGACGTACTCCCCGCCGACATGCAGTCAGGTACGTTCGACGCGGCAGCGATGGACCTGGCCTCGGTCGAGAAAGGGCATATCGGACGGGTGCTGCGCCACGTCAACGGCCACAAACCCGAAGCCGCCCGCCTCCTCGGCATCGGCCTAACCACGCTCTACCGCAAAATGGCAGAGTACGGGATTGAGTAGGTGTTAACTCAAAACGATACAGGGCTAGTAGACGGTCAGGTACCTGATACCATGTTCAGGCCATCCAGGGGTTCGTCGACTTCGCCCTTGCCTTTTACGCGCCGGAGCCGGATGGAGTTAGCGGGGTTGACGACCAGCGGGATTTGTTCGGTGGCTACGTTCTGGCTGTCGAGACCATAAGCTCGTTCGTCGGCGAGGCTGATGCGTTTCAGGGCGAAATAGCCGTTCATGATGAACGTTTCGAGCAGGCTCAGGTCGTTCTCGTACGACAGGAACCGGTTGATGACGATGAACCGGAAATCGCCGATCGCGTTGGGGTTTGGCTTCAGCGGCCGGTACTTGGGCTTGATCGTGATCTCGTGGCAGCGCACCATCTCTTCCACCACTTTCCGGAACAGCAAATTGATGCGCGGCTGCACCCGGAAGCCCAGCTTGAACGTGATGCGCACCACGTCTTCCGGTTCCAGAATATCGACCACGTATTCGGTCGTGTAGGGCTCGTCGACCAATTCGATGTGGATAAGCCAGTACACGTCGGCGCGCTTGGGCATACCCTCCAGAATCGAATCGAGGATGTGCTCCTCGACAAGCTGATGCTGCGGTGAGGCGGTCAGGTACACCAGGTTGGTGGCGTACTTAGGTACGTCGGTGTCGTTGCTCAGTTGCCGCAGTATGGGCAGGTGGTCGCGCAGGCTCACAAACTGGGTGAGGCGGCGTTTGATGCGGCTGCCGTTATGCCAGACCAGCATTACGGTCAGCATAATCGAGCCTAATAAAAGCGATACCCAGCCGCCATGCGTGAATTTCCGCAGGTTGGCGATCAGGAAGCCGCCTTCAATGAAAAAATAGATCAGCAGTAACGCCACGACAATCAGGCCGTTGACCCGCTTTTTGGCGTACAGGTACATGCCCAGCAACACGGTCGTGGTCAGCATGGTCAGGTTCACCGACAGGCCAAACGCCGCCTCCATGTTTTTCGATTCGCGGAAGTAAAGCACCACGATGAA comes from Fibrella aestuarina BUZ 2 and encodes:
- the pbpC gene encoding penicillin-binding protein 1C, whose amino-acid sequence is MATYLRTHRWPTIVLGTLLCLWGLDRLFPPPIQVPYSTIVTAADGTTLHAFLSRDDKWRLYATLDEITPRMQQTILQKEDRWFRWHWGVNPVSMVRAAGRNLLSGKRTSGASTITMQVVRLLEPRPRTYGSKLIEIARAMQLEAHLSKDEILQLYLNLVPYGGNVEGIKSASLLYFGKPPQLLSLAEITALAIIPNRPSSLRLGEQNAAIVQARNAWLRRFAEAGTFDSTAINDALAEPLTAHRQPAPNLAPHLSLRLRAEQPHVPIIRSTLKPAVQTAAERLVRQYVDRVKGQNIHNAAVLVINNQTGAVEAYVGSADFGNTFDGGQVDGVRAIRSPGSTLKPLLYALAFDKGLITPKAKLNDVPTNFAGYEPDNYDRHFNGPVTAEFALANSLNIPAVKLLRDVSTPVFVAKLREAGFRTVQKQADDMGLSMILGGCGVTLEELTQAYTAFAAPQTTNGSLRRLRYTVNSRSTRDKAEGDDTSPTERLFSPEAAFLVTNTLTQLTRPDLPNNFDNSYRLPRIAWKTGTSYGRRDAWSIGYNRRYTVGVWVGNFSGVGVPELSGANTATPLLFQVFNAIDYNAPAGWFRPPVGGKLALRQVCPESGDVPRVDAPERTCVGRAVDYYIMGVSRSSPCQHQAVVWTNAVGTMSYCTYCRPTSGDSLTRAVARLYPNLAPEVVAWYAASHRPYAAIPPHNPACTRVFGQGAPPTITSLNAGSEYFIDPKSPADLALTCQTANDVQQVYWYLNDRLLRGAKPTETLFFRPTPGTLTVSCADDKGRVSKVRVLIKRG
- a CDS encoding 4Fe-4S dicluster domain-containing protein; the protein is MAYFEDIRDGIKTTWKGLSLTMRHLREATRRRQPLGVEGNNYFEQATGLVTVQYPHEKMPIPDNGRYRLHNEMDDCIVCDKCAKICPVDCITIDPIKATGEVGRASDGSPIRLYAAKFDIDMAKCCYCGLCTVVCPTECLTMEKTFDYSTYELSQLNYAFANLTPEQADEKRALYEQYVQEKEAAKAVKPVAPVAEPAAEAKPAFRPGMKPASKPAAETATPAPTADVPNVPEATEPAVAPTADVPAKPRPAFRPGMKPKPATEAVAPAETPVVPPTEPAAETPAAPTSADVAPKPKPAFRPTMKPPVAKPEPIEETPTADATPAEAEAIAMQDVAEQPGVTEPIAEALPEPTPAPKPRPAFKPTMKPAAKPIADAPATPEPVAETPSNAATPDVPAKPKPAFRPTMKPAKPAAPPTADVPPAAEPASSDTPAPSAADDASSTDSPTPKPKPAFRPTMKPKQ
- a CDS encoding NADH-quinone oxidoreductase subunit J family protein is translated as MDLTALVFFLFIVLTLGGAATVLLTRNVLYAAYSLLLALIGVAGLFVFASADFLAVSQLVIYVGGVLVLVLFGVMLTNKPVRSSSPASDVPSERSNAILTEIRQPWLALALAGGLFWGLFRLLANAHFVMFDRPLPTPATSIDTIGRQLMTEYLLPFEIISILLLVALVGAGFLAKKR
- the nuoK gene encoding NADH-quinone oxidoreductase subunit NuoK; amino-acid sequence: MQPHYAGYLILTAAALFSIGLAVVLTKRHAVVVLMGIELMLNAVNLNLVAFSQYDPDRLQGQVFSLFVMVVAAAEAAVALALIIQVYRHARTVQLDELDELKN
- a CDS encoding 2OG-Fe(II) oxygenase; the protein is MTHLFEPLIDGILEKGYGVVDEFLTPDEVTYLRQRLHERHRAGEFREAGIGRAAEPNGQATVEKQIRGDEIVWLDLATATPEETAFLNRIQQFIDYLNQTCYLGLRDYELHYARYPVGTFYRRHLDRFRTDSKRRLSVITYLNDNWQPTDGGQLAVYVPQPGRGTADGTEQTVPIDPIGGRLVCFDSGLLEHEVLPATRDRLSITGWLRTA
- a CDS encoding NADH-quinone oxidoreductase subunit 5 family protein yields the protein MPDRLPTALLISLLSLPLLGFVALFRVGAARWAGWLGAGLTGLGLAMATYLALTVPQPMVWQTDWVQLAGKAISLQFQLDGLGRLMLVLVHLVALLVQLYSLEYLHDEPRLGRYFAYLQLFVGAMLGIILAGNLLILYGFWELVGLASFLLIGFWYDRPAAASAAKKAFLMNRVGDAAFLLGILMTYWQTGSFAFADAPLTTGAGICLFMGCVAKSAQFPLLTWLPDAMEGPTPVSALLHAATMVAAGIFLLARIHPMLSPDALLLVTIVGTLTTLWAGFSALYQTDIKRVLAFSTVSQLGLMVAAMGTGNVGGALFHLMTHAFFKAALFLAAGNVIHAVHTQDMRLMGGLRRALPVTFVTYLLAAAALAGVPLLSGFLSKEVILGGAVGWAAERGGAATLIPVALLASSALTALYMARQVRLIFFGETSVDPHQTPHEPGWLMRGPVVLLVGLSVGFWFSLNPLSAHHSWLLVSLNAPTLPEGSAWLGWLSVGLVGLGGWLGFRLRDPAPTSALVQASIHYGYLDQLYDRWVVVPVLWVASLLYRTDQRVVDGAVNGVGIGTVLLAHLARFLDRFGVDGLVNGAGRLAQTLGGLARSVQSGRVQTYIATAVAVVVLLLLWMI